In Corallococcus macrosporus, the following are encoded in one genomic region:
- a CDS encoding transposase: MEWSPPFSLGLLLATPSYGSQQGWWRLYSSPRSCRHRHRGAASYRCIAPHRGDLTEVQWKRMSPLLPPEKPWVGRPAQSHRRVLGGICWVLCTGSPWRDMPKRYRR, encoded by the coding sequence GTGGAGTGGTCCCCTCCCTTCTCGCTGGGGCTCCTACTAGCGACTCCGAGCTATGGCTCCCAGCAAGGCTGGTGGCGCCTGTATTCTTCGCCTAGATCGTGCAGGCACAGACATCGAGGGGCTGCCAGTTACCGATGTATTGCACCCCATCGAGGAGACCTGACGGAGGTGCAGTGGAAGCGGATGAGTCCTCTGCTACCTCCAGAAAAGCCGTGGGTCGGACGACCCGCACAGAGCCACCGGCGCGTCTTGGGCGGCATCTGCTGGGTGCTGTGCACGGGCAGCCCCTGGCGCGACATGCCCAAGCGCTATAGGCGATAG
- a CDS encoding TVP38/TMEM64 family protein, with the protein MTPRTARYAKLGAVLLVFVTFGLAWHLGIFTQAADPKTLARTLVALGAWGYLAFVIAYTVLQPFGVPGTVFIVAAPLIWPWQMAFVLSMVGTMSASVVGFSFARFVAKDWVSARIPARLRKYDEALERNAFQTVFLLRLLLWMPQVLHSFLGVSKVGFWTHFWGSLLGYVPPLLFVSYLGGEMFDASGKMQPAAWPILAGLLIASLLVVALVRMREQCRRLA; encoded by the coding sequence ATGACACCGCGCACGGCGCGGTACGCGAAGCTCGGAGCGGTCCTGCTGGTGTTCGTCACCTTCGGGCTCGCCTGGCACCTGGGCATCTTCACGCAGGCCGCCGACCCGAAGACCCTCGCCCGGACGCTCGTCGCGCTGGGGGCGTGGGGATATCTCGCGTTTGTCATTGCCTATACGGTGCTTCAGCCATTCGGAGTGCCCGGGACGGTCTTCATCGTCGCGGCGCCGCTCATCTGGCCATGGCAGATGGCGTTCGTGCTCTCGATGGTCGGGACGATGTCCGCCAGCGTCGTCGGCTTCTCGTTCGCGCGCTTCGTCGCGAAGGATTGGGTCTCAGCACGCATCCCGGCACGGCTCCGCAAGTACGACGAAGCGCTCGAGCGGAACGCCTTCCAGACCGTCTTCCTGCTGCGCCTGCTGCTCTGGATGCCGCAGGTGCTGCACTCCTTCCTCGGAGTGTCGAAGGTAGGGTTCTGGACCCACTTCTGGGGTTCGCTCCTGGGCTACGTCCCGCCCCTCCTGTTCGTCAGCTACCTCGGCGGAGAGATGTTCGATGCGTCAGGGAAGATGCAGCCCGCGGCGTGGCCCATCCTCGCCGGCCTGCTGATCGCTTCACTGCTCGTTGTCGCGCTCGTCCGGATGCGCGAGCAGTGTCGTCGCCTGGCTTGA
- a CDS encoding alpha/beta hydrolase family protein codes for MNQPTPTPVLSLSPIVLPAPGRAVELQLRVSAPVTGSNLPILLLSHGHGRSNHLSSLNGYAPLAHYFAAHGFVVIQPTHLDSKTLSLGPDAPDAPLFSKSRAEDMTRILDQLDVIERAFVGLAGRMDRSRVAVIGHSMGGHTASLLLGARYKDAHDGTEVNRYEPRIKAGVLLAAPGRGGDALSRFAAENYPFFSTTDFSTMTTPALVVVGDKDASAHLTVAGPAWHADPYFLSPGPKSLLTLFGAEHGLGGVSGYDVAETTDESPERVAAVQRLTWAYLRTALHPGDSAWQEAQDALKGTASPLGRIEAK; via the coding sequence ATGAACCAGCCCACTCCGACGCCCGTCCTCTCCCTCAGCCCCATCGTCCTGCCAGCCCCCGGCCGCGCCGTCGAGCTCCAGCTGCGCGTCTCCGCGCCCGTGACCGGAAGCAACCTGCCCATCCTCCTGCTGTCCCACGGCCACGGTCGCTCCAACCATCTCTCGTCACTCAACGGCTACGCTCCGCTCGCGCACTACTTCGCGGCACATGGCTTCGTCGTCATCCAGCCCACGCACCTCGACTCGAAGACGCTCTCGCTCGGCCCGGATGCTCCGGATGCGCCCCTGTTCTCGAAGTCTCGAGCCGAGGACATGACGCGCATCCTCGACCAGTTGGATGTGATTGAGCGTGCCTTCGTCGGGCTCGCAGGACGCATGGACCGGAGCAGGGTGGCCGTCATCGGTCACTCCATGGGTGGGCACACCGCGAGCCTGCTGCTTGGCGCGCGGTACAAGGACGCTCACGACGGAACGGAGGTGAACCGCTACGAGCCGCGGATCAAGGCTGGCGTGCTGCTCGCCGCGCCCGGCAGGGGAGGGGATGCCCTGAGCAGGTTCGCGGCCGAGAACTACCCCTTCTTCTCGACCACCGACTTCTCCACGATGACGACGCCCGCGCTCGTGGTCGTCGGCGACAAGGATGCCTCGGCCCACCTGACCGTCGCGGGCCCCGCCTGGCACGCGGATCCCTACTTCCTGTCCCCTGGCCCCAAGTCGCTGCTCACCCTGTTCGGCGCGGAGCACGGGCTGGGCGGAGTCTCCGGGTATGACGTCGCCGAGACCACGGATGAGAGCCCCGAGCGGGTGGCCGCCGTCCAACGCCTCACCTGGGCCTACCTCCGCACCGCGCTCCATCCCGGAGACTCCGCCTGGCAGGAGGCCCAGGACGCACTGAAGGGCACGGCTTCACCGCTCGGTCGGATTGAAGCCAAATGA
- a CDS encoding PQQ-binding-like beta-propeller repeat protein, producing MNRRFGGLLVGLLLLSACSDSKPNSPTLPTPDSGTDAGIPDSGTDAGAPDSGTDSGVPDSSTDAGVPDSGTDAGTPDSGMDAGTFGPAGGGDWTQYRSGPEGTWINEGTFTLAQAAAVTPLWTADAGPEGYTQPLIVGDTVYVTTGLEAKVLAFDARTGARRWERNLDYAFTDPCEDHPLRPGFWAAPAWVDGLLYAASPDGKVHALDPSTGNPVQAWPVATTQDPPEFIQSSPAASPQLGRLYVGVAAIFTCHHIPGRVISVELATGATRSLTLTEADRPGAAVWSSIAVDAAARRLYVTTGDPVGQPLSEVPNAQSLLELDADTLAVLGHWQNPGPGPEANSDFGASPTLFTAADGTRLVGAANKDGKLYVFRRGAISAGPVWTHQLAAGGPDPLQGQGSLVAPTFAHGWLYAAGGTTPDGEPGSVVALEPGTGAAHWKHITPGYVFAGMPALGEVLVVVSNAGDGSKSWLELLNARTGAVVQRFDITGPTYAAPTVGRGLILVHPYSGQLRAFSIPAP from the coding sequence ATGAATCGGCGATTCGGCGGTCTGCTGGTGGGGCTTCTCTTGTTGTCGGCTTGCTCGGATTCCAAGCCGAACTCGCCCACCCTTCCAACACCGGACAGTGGCACCGACGCGGGCATTCCAGATAGCGGCACGGACGCGGGTGCGCCGGACAGCGGCACGGATTCAGGGGTGCCTGACAGCAGTACCGACGCAGGAGTGCCAGACAGCGGCACCGACGCGGGCACACCGGACAGCGGCATGGACGCGGGGACGTTCGGGCCGGCAGGCGGCGGGGACTGGACGCAATACCGCTCCGGCCCCGAAGGCACGTGGATCAACGAGGGCACCTTCACGCTGGCCCAGGCCGCGGCCGTGACACCTCTGTGGACCGCCGACGCGGGCCCCGAGGGCTATACCCAGCCGCTCATCGTGGGCGACACGGTCTACGTCACCACGGGCCTGGAGGCGAAGGTGCTCGCCTTCGATGCGCGCACGGGCGCACGGCGCTGGGAACGCAATCTGGATTACGCCTTCACGGACCCGTGCGAGGACCATCCGCTCCGGCCGGGATTCTGGGCCGCGCCAGCCTGGGTGGACGGCCTGCTCTACGCGGCGTCACCGGATGGAAAGGTGCACGCGCTCGATCCGTCGACTGGCAACCCGGTGCAGGCCTGGCCCGTGGCCACGACCCAGGATCCTCCCGAGTTCATCCAGTCCTCTCCCGCGGCGTCCCCGCAGTTGGGCCGGCTGTACGTGGGCGTCGCGGCGATCTTCACCTGCCATCACATCCCCGGCAGGGTGATCTCCGTGGAGCTGGCCACGGGGGCCACGCGCTCGCTCACACTCACCGAGGCGGACCGGCCAGGGGCCGCGGTGTGGAGCAGCATTGCCGTGGATGCCGCGGCGAGGAGGCTCTACGTCACGACGGGAGACCCCGTGGGACAGCCCCTGTCCGAGGTCCCCAACGCCCAGTCCCTGCTGGAATTGGACGCGGACACGCTGGCGGTGCTCGGGCACTGGCAGAACCCGGGGCCGGGCCCAGAGGCCAACAGTGACTTTGGCGCCTCCCCTACCCTCTTCACCGCCGCTGACGGTACGCGCCTGGTGGGCGCCGCGAACAAGGATGGGAAGCTGTATGTGTTCCGGCGGGGTGCCATCTCCGCGGGCCCTGTGTGGACCCATCAGCTTGCCGCCGGAGGACCGGATCCCCTCCAGGGCCAGGGCAGCCTGGTGGCGCCCACGTTCGCGCATGGCTGGCTTTACGCTGCCGGAGGCACCACCCCGGACGGGGAGCCGGGCTCGGTCGTCGCGCTGGAGCCGGGAACAGGCGCGGCGCATTGGAAGCACATCACGCCGGGATATGTCTTCGCGGGCATGCCTGCCCTGGGCGAGGTGCTGGTGGTGGTGTCCAACGCGGGCGATGGCAGCAAGAGCTGGCTGGAGCTGCTGAATGCCCGGACCGGAGCCGTGGTCCAGCGCTTCGACATCACAGGACCCACGTATGCCGCGCCCACGGTGGGGCGCGGGCTCATCCTGGTGCATCCCTATTCGGGACAGCTGCGCGCCTTCTCCATCCCAGCACCGTGA
- a CDS encoding M28 family peptidase translates to MLLRPLPVALLAVLAALSASAQAPTSPLGPISPTTGLVLRDDVVRALIQESSGDRIHDSVQRLSLIARDSLEGYTEAAAWTKAAAEAAGLQDVRLEAMKEGPQWRATHGELWVAGPHRYRVTSYADQPMALASGSGSFEGKDLELVDVGLGTQDADYAGKDVKGKVVLSRGHLAATLRNAVVKFGAVGVVSSYSTPPWNEAHRMDGDFPDQVGWAAVPRRLIPQGMRTPFLFMVSDRQGRELRAQLREGPVKVDVSVATQEPTGHLSIVSGVIPGTLAGEEIVLTGHLDHYKPGANDNASGSATLLELVRTYTTLIRRGVLPPPVRALRVLWLPEFEGTREWFAHHGADPVRRVAHFNFDMLGASLTRSHSRFFISYTPDWNGSFVNAVSESTVAFMNRFNGVAYPPRKDFRIGSVTGSQDPLDAHMERYSRGSDHQLFNDHGIPGVAFSTWPDDGYHTSGDRPENVDPTQLHRTAFAGLASITVAAWAEGTGALELARLVAVHGVKRTAEDEFRARRDLAGTPAAQLPGLVRLARAAVRTGYQRERDALRSCQALGAPAEPVKAMIKTLENAESQALKRLEADAKTRGVSLKEPAPSEAERRARAFVPRRVKGQELASFDELQLPAVPGSQARMDTVKAAMTAAAAALREQGESELRFYQLADAVASYADGQRSVAGIRDAAYAEYGYVIPVDALLELFGLLEQGGIMTRGR, encoded by the coding sequence ATGCTCCTCCGCCCGTTGCCCGTCGCCCTCCTCGCGGTGCTCGCCGCGCTCAGCGCCTCCGCCCAGGCGCCCACGTCCCCGCTGGGGCCCATCTCGCCCACCACCGGACTGGTACTCCGGGACGATGTGGTGCGAGCCCTCATCCAGGAGAGCTCGGGCGACCGCATCCATGACAGTGTCCAGCGGCTGTCGCTCATCGCCCGGGACAGCCTGGAGGGCTACACGGAGGCCGCCGCCTGGACGAAGGCCGCCGCCGAGGCCGCGGGCCTCCAGGACGTCCGCCTGGAGGCGATGAAGGAGGGCCCCCAGTGGCGGGCCACGCACGGCGAGCTGTGGGTGGCCGGCCCCCACCGCTACCGGGTGACGTCCTACGCCGACCAACCCATGGCCCTGGCGTCCGGCAGTGGCAGCTTCGAGGGCAAGGACCTGGAGCTGGTCGACGTGGGGCTGGGCACCCAGGACGCCGACTACGCGGGCAAGGACGTGAAGGGCAAGGTGGTGCTCAGCCGGGGCCACCTCGCGGCCACGCTGCGCAATGCCGTGGTGAAGTTCGGCGCCGTGGGCGTGGTGTCGTCCTACTCGACGCCGCCCTGGAACGAAGCCCACCGCATGGACGGCGACTTCCCGGATCAGGTGGGCTGGGCCGCCGTCCCCCGGCGTCTCATTCCGCAGGGGATGCGCACGCCCTTCCTGTTCATGGTGTCGGACCGGCAGGGCCGCGAGCTGCGCGCCCAGCTGCGCGAGGGCCCGGTGAAGGTGGACGTCAGCGTCGCCACCCAGGAGCCCACGGGACATCTCAGCATCGTCAGTGGCGTCATCCCCGGGACGCTCGCAGGGGAGGAGATCGTCCTCACGGGCCACCTGGACCACTACAAGCCCGGAGCCAACGACAACGCCTCGGGCTCCGCCACACTGCTGGAGCTGGTGCGCACATACACCACGCTCATCCGCCGGGGCGTGCTGCCACCGCCGGTGCGCGCCCTGCGCGTGCTGTGGCTGCCGGAGTTCGAGGGAACCCGCGAGTGGTTCGCCCATCACGGCGCGGATCCGGTGCGGCGGGTGGCGCACTTCAACTTCGACATGCTCGGCGCCAGCCTGACGCGCTCACACTCACGCTTCTTCATCTCCTACACCCCGGACTGGAACGGCAGCTTCGTGAACGCCGTCTCCGAGTCCACGGTGGCCTTCATGAACCGCTTCAACGGCGTGGCCTATCCGCCGAGGAAGGACTTCCGCATCGGATCCGTGACGGGCTCACAGGATCCGCTGGATGCCCACATGGAGCGCTACAGCCGGGGCTCGGATCACCAGCTCTTCAACGACCACGGCATCCCCGGCGTCGCCTTCTCCACGTGGCCCGATGACGGCTACCACACCAGCGGAGACCGGCCGGAGAACGTGGACCCCACCCAGCTGCACCGCACCGCCTTCGCGGGCCTGGCCTCCATCACCGTCGCCGCGTGGGCCGAGGGCACGGGCGCCCTGGAGCTCGCGCGTCTGGTGGCGGTGCACGGAGTGAAGCGCACGGCGGAGGACGAGTTCCGGGCCCGACGAGACCTGGCCGGGACGCCCGCCGCGCAGCTGCCCGGCCTCGTCCGTCTGGCCCGAGCCGCGGTGCGCACCGGCTACCAGCGTGAACGAGACGCCCTGCGCTCCTGCCAGGCCCTGGGCGCGCCCGCCGAGCCGGTGAAGGCGATGATCAAGACCCTGGAGAACGCCGAGTCCCAGGCCTTGAAGCGCCTGGAAGCGGACGCCAAGACGCGCGGCGTGTCCCTGAAGGAGCCCGCCCCCAGCGAAGCCGAGCGCCGGGCGCGGGCCTTCGTTCCGCGTCGCGTGAAGGGCCAGGAGCTCGCCTCATTCGACGAGCTGCAGCTCCCCGCGGTCCCCGGGTCGCAGGCCCGGATGGACACGGTGAAGGCCGCCATGACCGCCGCGGCCGCGGCCCTGCGGGAGCAGGGAGAGAGCGAGCTGCGCTTCTACCAACTGGCGGACGCGGTCGCGAGCTACGCCGACGGCCAGCGCTCCGTGGCGGGCATCCGCGACGCGGCCTACGCCGAGTACGGCTACGTCATCCCCGTGGACGCGCTGCTGGAGCTGTTCGGGCTGCTGGAGCAGGGCGGCATCATGACGCGCGGGCGCTGA
- a CDS encoding ferritin-like domain-containing protein, with protein MIGLIILIMGPVFFVMGIVYLSRGDKVAGSIMSVVGATTMGLLFWAYNVISHTNFSKGRVLRLKGRARVARRTLGEGWADEASPQLEGLTPYQRTVLGEAWMYSAGMEHASIPAFAKLSLKLSALGAPSELLEACHLAALDEVRHARRCFALARAYSGLPWSAGAIPELGQERPQRPISDDSDEWSRLVRGSLLDGCLGEGLAASVAAEASRRACDPVVRETLAVIAEDEERHAELGWDVLAFALERGGGKARQALHQALDALDEQRTPALPRIPGVDEDFLSRNGLLPQAELGRLMEECLQRTRARAEEWTQRPRVMMPPCSSSPNSSSSASTGMT; from the coding sequence ATGATTGGGTTGATCATCCTCATCATGGGGCCCGTGTTCTTCGTGATGGGGATCGTCTACTTGAGCAGGGGCGACAAGGTCGCAGGGAGCATCATGTCCGTCGTGGGCGCCACGACGATGGGGCTCTTGTTCTGGGCCTATAACGTGATCAGCCACACGAACTTCTCGAAGGGGCGCGTGCTGCGTCTCAAGGGGCGCGCTCGCGTGGCCCGTCGAACCCTCGGAGAGGGCTGGGCGGACGAGGCCTCTCCTCAGCTGGAAGGGCTCACGCCGTATCAGCGGACCGTGCTGGGGGAGGCCTGGATGTACTCCGCGGGCATGGAGCACGCGTCCATCCCTGCCTTCGCGAAGCTGTCGCTCAAGCTCTCCGCCCTGGGCGCGCCCTCGGAGCTGCTGGAGGCGTGTCACCTGGCGGCCCTGGACGAGGTCCGCCATGCCCGGCGGTGCTTCGCGCTCGCTCGGGCCTACTCGGGGCTGCCGTGGAGCGCGGGCGCGATTCCGGAGCTGGGCCAGGAACGTCCGCAGCGTCCCATCTCGGATGACAGCGACGAGTGGTCCCGGCTGGTGCGCGGGTCGCTGCTGGATGGATGTCTGGGGGAAGGGCTGGCCGCCAGCGTCGCCGCGGAAGCGTCACGGCGGGCCTGCGACCCCGTCGTGCGGGAGACCCTGGCGGTCATCGCCGAGGATGAGGAGCGGCACGCGGAGCTGGGCTGGGACGTGCTGGCCTTCGCGCTGGAGCGGGGCGGCGGCAAAGCCAGACAGGCGCTGCATCAGGCCCTGGACGCGCTGGACGAGCAGCGGACGCCCGCGCTCCCCCGCATCCCGGGCGTCGACGAGGACTTCCTCTCGCGCAATGGCCTGCTGCCCCAGGCGGAGCTGGGACGGCTGATGGAAGAGTGCCTCCAGCGGACGCGGGCTCGGGCCGAGGAGTGGACTCAGCGCCCGCGCGTCATGATGCCGCCCTGCTCCAGCAGCCCGAACAGCTCCAGCAGCGCGTCCACGGGGATGACGTAG
- a CDS encoding helix-turn-helix domain-containing protein, whose product MPRTLESAAPTFSLSRFVEDVHTLVPVEGNARHERLPDGRTTLVFRVLEEGRRGDLCVVGPRTQALFKNAPEVVRALILQFKPGWAVPLLGVAANALTDRIVPLEDLWGRPGSDLCFDLLSARSLPEVLDRLSRGIALRTHQTFEPASARLARRAIRLLEGDAVRVETVAEQLGVTARHLRRAFTENVGIGPKDFARTVRLQRAVKMTATSRDWGRIAVDAGYYDQAHLIADFRELVGLTPGAFLKRPVAPPEPGRGARC is encoded by the coding sequence ATGCCGCGCACGCTGGAGTCCGCCGCCCCGACGTTCTCGCTCTCCCGCTTCGTCGAGGACGTTCACACGCTCGTGCCCGTCGAGGGAAACGCACGGCACGAACGGTTGCCCGACGGGAGAACGACGCTTGTCTTTCGAGTGCTCGAAGAGGGCCGGAGAGGGGACCTCTGCGTCGTGGGCCCGCGCACCCAGGCGCTGTTCAAGAACGCCCCTGAAGTCGTGCGCGCGCTCATCCTCCAGTTCAAGCCCGGCTGGGCGGTGCCGCTCCTGGGCGTGGCAGCGAACGCGCTGACGGACCGCATCGTCCCGCTGGAAGACCTCTGGGGCCGTCCGGGCAGCGACCTCTGCTTCGACCTCCTGTCGGCGCGGAGCCTGCCGGAGGTGCTGGACCGGCTCTCCCGTGGGATTGCCCTGCGGACCCACCAGACCTTCGAGCCGGCCTCGGCCCGGCTCGCCCGCCGCGCGATCCGCTTGCTGGAAGGAGACGCGGTCCGGGTGGAGACCGTGGCGGAGCAGCTGGGCGTCACGGCGCGGCACCTTCGCCGAGCCTTCACGGAGAACGTCGGCATCGGGCCCAAGGACTTCGCGAGGACCGTTCGCCTGCAACGCGCCGTGAAGATGACGGCGACCTCCAGGGACTGGGGACGCATCGCCGTGGACGCGGGCTATTACGACCAGGCGCACCTCATCGCCGACTTCCGGGAGCTCGTCGGGCTCACGCCGGGGGCCTTCCTGAAGCGTCCGGTGGCACCGCCGGAGCCAGGCCGGGGCGCGAGGTGTTGA
- a CDS encoding TetR/AcrR family transcriptional regulator: MPAAMTEEEAAERRSKVLLAARWCFLNFGFAKTSFEDVAKRASISRTLLYRIFKDKEDLYTAVFTDWLLALHPEAREAAAGPGSPYERLINVCRLLLLEPWSEMVAAPMGAEFQDVCERLDPEIDARHHKVALQCVTAILGDEERAEVFLLSLDGLLADQPKTAVLERRLRILAERFVPPTKEKGRRS, from the coding sequence ATGCCAGCCGCGATGACCGAGGAAGAGGCAGCGGAGCGCCGCTCGAAGGTCCTGCTCGCCGCACGGTGGTGCTTCCTGAACTTCGGCTTCGCGAAGACGTCGTTCGAGGACGTCGCGAAGCGCGCGAGCATCTCCCGGACGCTGCTCTACCGGATCTTCAAGGACAAGGAAGACCTCTACACGGCCGTCTTCACGGACTGGCTGCTGGCGCTGCATCCCGAAGCGAGGGAGGCCGCCGCCGGCCCGGGCAGTCCCTACGAGCGCCTGATCAACGTCTGCCGGTTGCTGCTGCTCGAGCCCTGGTCCGAGATGGTCGCGGCCCCGATGGGGGCTGAGTTCCAGGACGTCTGTGAGCGGCTGGACCCCGAGATTGATGCGCGCCACCACAAGGTCGCGCTCCAGTGCGTGACGGCCATCCTGGGGGACGAGGAGCGGGCGGAGGTCTTCCTGCTGTCGCTTGATGGACTGCTCGCGGACCAACCCAAGACGGCGGTGCTCGAACGGCGCCTGCGCATCCTCGCGGAGCGTTTCGTTCCGCCCACGAAAGAGAAGGGACGACGCTCATGA
- a CDS encoding pseudouridine synthase gives MTSPPDDSGRLNDGYVYRERIGSASVGRTALAHLTDAYRHSTEEEWRARFARGEVRLEGSIATGDEVLRVHQELCWHRPPWREGETPDGFELVYEDASLLAVIKPSGLPTIPSGGFLKNTLLSFVRLRWPEASALHRLGRATSGLVLFSRTHDAAAKLSRNWREGDVEKRYRALSDGVAAQASYDIHTPIGLVPHPLLGSVHGATEKGKPSHSHAEVLERRDGQTLFAVRIHTGRPEQIRIHLASIGHPLTGEPLFASGGLPREREPGLPGEGGYLLHAETLAFTHPLTSERLRLHAPPPAALRMATET, from the coding sequence GTGACGTCCCCACCTGATGACTCCGGCCGCCTGAATGACGGCTACGTCTACCGCGAGCGGATTGGCTCCGCCTCCGTGGGGCGCACCGCGCTTGCCCACCTGACGGACGCGTACCGGCACTCCACCGAGGAGGAGTGGCGTGCTCGCTTCGCTCGCGGCGAGGTGCGGCTGGAGGGCTCCATCGCGACCGGCGACGAGGTGCTGCGGGTCCACCAGGAGCTGTGCTGGCACCGGCCGCCCTGGCGGGAGGGGGAGACGCCAGACGGCTTCGAGCTGGTGTACGAGGACGCTTCGCTGCTCGCGGTCATCAAGCCGAGCGGGCTGCCGACGATTCCCTCCGGCGGCTTCCTCAAGAACACGCTGCTCTCGTTCGTGCGGTTGCGCTGGCCGGAGGCCTCCGCACTTCACCGGCTGGGGCGGGCGACCTCTGGGTTGGTGCTCTTCTCCCGCACGCATGATGCCGCCGCGAAGCTCTCCCGCAACTGGCGCGAGGGCGACGTGGAGAAGCGCTACCGGGCGCTCTCGGATGGGGTCGCGGCGCAGGCGTCCTATGACATCCACACGCCCATCGGGCTGGTGCCGCACCCATTGCTGGGGTCGGTGCACGGGGCGACCGAGAAGGGCAAACCTTCACACAGCCACGCGGAGGTCCTGGAGCGGCGTGACGGTCAGACCCTGTTCGCGGTGCGCATCCACACGGGCCGCCCCGAGCAGATCCGCATCCACCTGGCGTCCATCGGCCATCCGCTCACGGGGGAGCCGCTGTTCGCCTCGGGAGGTCTGCCTCGTGAGCGCGAGCCGGGCCTGCCCGGAGAGGGAGGCTACCTGCTCCACGCGGAGACGCTCGCGTTCACGCACCCGCTCACGTCGGAGCGACTGCGGCTGCACGCGCCACCTCCGGCCGCCTTGCGAATGGCGACGGAGACCTGA
- a CDS encoding DUF3592 domain-containing protein, with product MTGAIDVLACADMVRQVKASSWPTVQGTITRSEVETVRSKGIKYEPKLAYTYSVDGQSYEGSKYRFATFRSSDSGYADDVVARAPLGASVPVYYRPGQPLEALLQPGLGSLELFLLMMLMPFNLVAFWLGTMVVRGWKPQPPLLSTFFREDGSECVTLNGPWPINRVFVALGCAALGCFVLGSATGALTAPLPVGVAAWGVIIACGVFAGRWTQVRLKSGHYDLRLHTQARSLSLPPFSQRKQRLDIQWRDVRSLQVETKVRQHKGRPVTSYQPTLELSTADGGERQEDIASFSSQEEAEALASWLRTHLKVGEAATGERRSA from the coding sequence ATGACGGGGGCCATTGACGTCCTGGCCTGCGCCGACATGGTCCGTCAGGTGAAGGCGTCGAGCTGGCCCACCGTGCAGGGCACCATCACCCGGAGCGAGGTGGAGACGGTGCGCTCGAAGGGCATCAAGTACGAGCCGAAGCTGGCCTACACCTACTCCGTCGACGGGCAGTCCTACGAGGGCAGCAAGTACCGCTTCGCCACGTTCCGTTCGAGTGATTCCGGGTACGCGGACGACGTGGTGGCGCGAGCCCCGCTTGGAGCGAGCGTCCCCGTGTATTACCGGCCCGGTCAGCCCTTGGAGGCGCTGTTGCAGCCGGGGCTGGGGAGCCTGGAGCTGTTCCTGCTCATGATGCTGATGCCCTTCAACCTGGTGGCGTTCTGGCTGGGCACCATGGTGGTGCGGGGCTGGAAGCCGCAGCCGCCGCTCCTGTCCACCTTCTTCCGGGAGGACGGCAGCGAGTGCGTGACGCTCAATGGGCCCTGGCCGATCAACCGGGTGTTCGTGGCCTTGGGCTGCGCCGCCCTGGGGTGCTTCGTGCTCGGATCCGCCACCGGGGCGCTCACCGCACCACTGCCCGTGGGCGTCGCCGCCTGGGGCGTCATCATCGCCTGCGGTGTGTTCGCCGGGCGGTGGACGCAAGTACGGCTGAAGTCCGGGCACTACGACCTGCGCCTCCACACCCAGGCACGAAGCCTGTCCCTGCCACCCTTCTCCCAGCGGAAGCAACGGCTCGACATCCAGTGGCGCGACGTGCGGTCGCTCCAGGTTGAAACAAAGGTGCGCCAGCACAAGGGGCGACCGGTGACCAGCTACCAGCCCACGCTCGAGCTCTCCACCGCCGACGGAGGGGAGCGCCAGGAAGACATCGCCAGCTTCAGCAGCCAGGAGGAGGCGGAGGCGCTGGCAAGCTGGTTGCGAACGCACCTCAAGGTGGGAGAGGCAGCTACGGGAGAGCGGCGCTCCGCCTGA